From the Thermosynechococcus sp. genome, the window TGATGGCACTAAAATAGCTATCCACGTAGGGTAGGCTTTCAGCATTGCCCTGAATCAGTTGCGGCAGCGCCCCCGCCTGGGTCGCGAGTAGGGCGTTGGCTTTACGCAGGTAGGCGGGGGACAAATCAAGGCCAAAGAGCACTGCCGCTGGGAAAGCGTAGCGCAGTTGTTTTAGGGTGCGACCGGTGCCACAAGCAACATCGAGAATGCGCAGGGGTGGCGTGGCAGGATGAGCACCAAAATGTTGGGCAATGGGGGCAATCACCCGCCGCCGCATTGCATCTGCTGTACCGCCAAAGAGCAGCTCCACTTGGACATCGTAGAGGTTGGCGGAGGTTTCACTGAGGTAGCCATCGGTTTGGTAGTGGAAGTTCTGCCGATAGTACGGCGGATAGTCCTCAAGGCGCACGTTTTTAGCAAACTCCTGAAATTGGCGCGATCGCGCCCGCTGCCACATCTGCGGCAAGTCTAGCAACAGCAGGGGATAAAAGCGGAGGAACTCTTCCCAGGGGGCATCAAAGAGCAGGGGAGCAGGATAGAAACCGGCGGCGGCGTCCTGCCAATCTTGCTGGAGTAGAGCTTCGTAGCGTTCCTTAAGCCAGGCTTGTAACTCGGGGCTGAGGGGTTGCGTCCGTTCTTCCGTGGGAAAGATCGTATTCAAAAGCCGCGCACTCAGGGTTTTGTGGGCGATCGCAAAAATGTTTTTACCCCATTGCAGGGCTTGATAGCTACTGTGAAGCGTCTCTTCCACAAAGGGCAACTGAGAGGCAAAGGGCGCAACCAACATAGCTCTTAACTAAACTTCATAATTTCCATTCCCCACTATATCGCAAACCCTAGGGGCAGTACCCCCGTTCGCGGTACCAAGTCACGGCCTCCCGCAGTGCCTCATCAATCGGCGTCTGGGGCAAACCCAATTCAGCCACAGCTTTGCGGGCATCGTAAAACATTTTT encodes:
- a CDS encoding class I SAM-dependent methyltransferase produces the protein MLVAPFASQLPFVEETLHSSYQALQWGKNIFAIAHKTLSARLLNTIFPTEERTQPLSPELQAWLKERYEALLQQDWQDAAAGFYPAPLLFDAPWEEFLRFYPLLLLDLPQMWQRARSRQFQEFAKNVRLEDYPPYYRQNFHYQTDGYLSETSANLYDVQVELLFGGTADAMRRRVIAPIAQHFGAHPATPPLRILDVACGTGRTLKQLRYAFPAAVLFGLDLSPAYLRKANALLATQAGALPQLIQGNAESLPYVDSYFSAITCVFLFHELPAPVRQQVIHECARVLQPGGIFVICDSIQALDSPEQRPMMENFANLFHEPFYRSYIEDDLNIRLEKAGLVVKEVQHHFMSKYWVVVKPA